A single region of the Devosia sp. FJ2-5-3 genome encodes:
- a CDS encoding type II toxin-antitoxin system RatA family toxin, whose amino-acid sequence MKRFFERHVPHLPQRMYDIVADLEDYPRFIPNCRAMELRPDPAAAGKDVQLARMTLYFGPVTQAYTSRVTRDREALTIRAKAVDGPFAYLDSVWSFEPEGMGTRVRFEIDFKISNPFIAAVAEPAFAAKQEEIMRAFSDEADRRFGN is encoded by the coding sequence ATGAAGCGGTTTTTCGAGCGGCACGTGCCGCATTTGCCCCAGCGCATGTATGACATCGTGGCCGATCTCGAGGATTATCCGCGGTTCATTCCAAATTGTCGCGCCATGGAACTGCGGCCCGATCCGGCCGCAGCCGGCAAGGACGTGCAACTGGCGCGGATGACACTTTATTTCGGGCCTGTGACACAGGCCTATACGAGCCGGGTCACCCGGGACCGGGAAGCCCTAACCATTCGTGCCAAGGCGGTCGATGGGCCATTCGCCTATCTCGACAGCGTGTGGAGCTTTGAGCCCGAGGGTATGGGAACGCGGGTGCGCTTCGAGATCGACTTCAAGATTTCAAATCCCTTTATCGCGGCGGTCGCCGAACCCGCCTTCGCAGCCAAGCAGGAAGAGATCATGCGGGCTTTCTCCGACGAAGCCGACCGGCGCTTCGGGAACTGA
- a CDS encoding pyruvate dehydrogenase complex E1 component subunit beta yields MPQILMPALSPTMEEGKLAKWLVKVGDSVKSGDVLAEIETDKATMEVESVDEGVVKELLVAEGTDGVKVNTPIALVLADGEEAGTAPAAVAEAKPEAEPSMVQAEAPVAAPAAAVPAAPKFEAQSDPDLPEGVEMVEMTVRQALNEAMAEELRRDPDVFIMGEEVAEYQGAYKITQGLLQEFGPERVIDTPITEHGFAGLAVGAAFAGLKPVVEFMTWNFGMQAIDQIINSAAKQLYMSGGQVTAPMVFRGPNGPAARVAAQHSQDFSAWYSHVPGLTVIAPYSAADAKGLLKAAIRSPNPVVFLENEILYGSTGLVPKVDDFVLPIGKARVARKGADVTIVSFSMGMRYATQATEKLVAAGVDVELIDLRTLRPLDSDTVIESVKKTGRLVTVEEGWPQGGIGAELAARVMEQAFDYLDAPVLRVTGKDVPMPYAANLEKLALPNVDEVIAAVNAVTYRS; encoded by the coding sequence ATGCCCCAAATCCTCATGCCCGCCCTGTCGCCGACCATGGAAGAGGGTAAGCTCGCCAAGTGGCTGGTCAAGGTAGGCGATAGTGTAAAGTCCGGCGACGTGCTGGCCGAAATCGAAACCGACAAGGCGACCATGGAAGTCGAGTCGGTCGATGAAGGCGTCGTCAAGGAATTGCTCGTCGCCGAAGGCACCGACGGCGTGAAGGTTAATACGCCCATCGCACTGGTGCTTGCCGATGGCGAGGAGGCCGGTACCGCGCCTGCCGCAGTCGCCGAGGCCAAGCCCGAGGCCGAGCCGAGCATGGTTCAGGCAGAGGCCCCGGTCGCCGCGCCTGCAGCGGCGGTTCCTGCTGCCCCCAAATTCGAGGCGCAGAGCGATCCCGACCTGCCCGAAGGCGTGGAAATGGTCGAGATGACTGTTCGCCAGGCACTCAACGAGGCCATGGCCGAAGAACTGCGCCGCGATCCGGACGTCTTCATCATGGGTGAAGAAGTCGCCGAATATCAGGGTGCCTACAAGATCACCCAGGGCCTCCTGCAGGAATTCGGTCCCGAGCGCGTCATCGATACGCCGATCACAGAGCACGGTTTCGCCGGCTTGGCAGTGGGTGCGGCGTTTGCCGGTTTGAAACCGGTCGTCGAATTCATGACCTGGAACTTTGGCATGCAGGCCATCGACCAGATCATCAACTCCGCCGCCAAGCAGCTCTATATGTCCGGCGGCCAGGTGACGGCGCCGATGGTGTTCCGTGGTCCGAACGGCCCGGCAGCCCGCGTTGCCGCCCAGCACAGCCAGGATTTTTCGGCCTGGTACAGCCATGTTCCGGGCCTCACCGTCATCGCGCCCTATAGCGCGGCCGACGCAAAGGGCCTGCTCAAGGCGGCCATCCGCTCGCCAAACCCGGTCGTGTTCCTCGAGAATGAAATTCTCTACGGCTCCACGGGGTTGGTGCCCAAGGTCGATGATTTCGTGCTGCCGATCGGCAAGGCACGCGTGGCCCGGAAGGGCGCCGACGTGACGATCGTCTCTTTCTCCATGGGCATGCGTTACGCCACCCAGGCGACGGAAAAGCTGGTGGCCGCCGGCGTTGATGTCGAATTGATCGATTTGCGCACGCTGCGCCCGCTGGACAGCGACACGGTCATTGAATCGGTCAAGAAAACCGGTCGCCTCGTGACGGTTGAAGAGGGCTGGCCGCAGGGCGGTATCGGCGCAGAGCTTGCTGCTCGCGTCATGGAACAGGCCTTCGATTATCTCGATGCGCCCGTATTGCGGGTGACTGGCAAGGACGTGCCGATGCCCTATGCTGCCAACCTTGAAAAGCTGGCGCTGCCCAACGTCGACGAAGTCATCGCTGCCGTCAACGCCGTGACCTACCGCTCGTAA
- the lpdA gene encoding dihydrolipoyl dehydrogenase, with amino-acid sequence MADQYDLLVIGAGPGGYIAAIRGAQLGMKVAIVEREHMAGICSNWGCIPTKALLRSAEIYGHMSHAKDYGLTAEKYGFELDGIVKRSRAIAAQMNNGVQFLMKKNKVDIIWGEATITKPGEVKVSPTTKKIVEPQGPVPKNALGEGTYKAKNIIIATGARPRVLPGIEPDGDKIWTYFEALKPAEMPKSLVVMGSGAIGIEFASFYRSFGAEVTVIELLPQILPVEDAEISALARKRLEKRGIKFLTDAKVAKVEKTGNGIVAHVETKDGKTQQIAGDKLISAVGVMCNIEGLGLESVGVKTERGAIVIDGYGKTNVEGIWAIGDVAGPPMLAHKAEHEAVITVEKIAGLKVHGLDKSKVPGCTYCEPQVASVGLTEAKAKEAGREIKVGRFPFVGNGKAIALGEPDGLVKTIFDAKTGELLGAHMIGAEVTELIQGFVVAMNLETTEEELIHTIFPHPTLSETMKESVLDAYGKALNI; translated from the coding sequence ATGGCTGACCAATACGATCTTCTCGTCATCGGCGCCGGCCCCGGCGGGTATATCGCAGCCATTCGTGGCGCGCAGCTGGGCATGAAGGTGGCCATCGTCGAACGTGAGCACATGGCTGGCATCTGCTCCAACTGGGGCTGTATCCCGACCAAGGCGCTGCTGCGTTCGGCGGAAATCTACGGCCATATGAGCCACGCCAAGGATTATGGGCTGACGGCCGAGAAATACGGCTTTGAGCTCGACGGCATCGTCAAGCGTTCGCGCGCTATCGCGGCGCAGATGAACAATGGCGTGCAGTTCCTGATGAAGAAGAACAAGGTCGACATCATCTGGGGCGAGGCCACCATCACCAAGCCCGGTGAGGTAAAAGTTTCGCCGACCACGAAGAAGATCGTCGAGCCGCAAGGCCCGGTGCCCAAGAACGCACTCGGCGAAGGCACCTACAAGGCCAAGAACATCATCATCGCAACCGGGGCGCGTCCGCGCGTGCTGCCCGGTATCGAGCCGGATGGCGACAAGATCTGGACCTATTTCGAGGCGCTGAAGCCGGCAGAAATGCCGAAGTCGCTGGTCGTGATGGGCTCAGGCGCCATCGGCATCGAGTTCGCCTCGTTTTACCGGTCGTTTGGCGCCGAGGTGACCGTCATCGAGCTGCTGCCGCAGATCCTGCCGGTTGAAGATGCCGAGATTTCGGCTCTCGCCCGCAAGCGTCTCGAAAAGCGTGGCATCAAATTTTTGACAGACGCAAAGGTCGCCAAGGTCGAAAAGACCGGTAACGGCATTGTTGCCCATGTCGAAACCAAGGACGGCAAGACCCAGCAGATCGCCGGCGACAAGCTGATCTCGGCTGTTGGTGTGATGTGCAATATCGAAGGCCTCGGCCTCGAATCGGTCGGCGTGAAAACCGAGCGCGGCGCCATTGTGATCGACGGCTATGGCAAGACCAATGTCGAGGGCATCTGGGCCATTGGCGACGTCGCCGGCCCTCCCATGCTGGCGCACAAGGCCGAGCATGAGGCTGTCATCACCGTCGAAAAGATCGCGGGTCTCAAGGTGCATGGCCTCGACAAGTCCAAGGTGCCGGGTTGCACCTATTGCGAGCCGCAGGTCGCCAGTGTCGGCCTCACCGAAGCCAAGGCCAAGGAAGCCGGACGCGAGATCAAGGTGGGGCGTTTCCCCTTCGTGGGCAACGGCAAGGCGATCGCGCTTGGCGAGCCGGATGGCCTCGTAAAGACCATTTTCGACGCCAAGACCGGGGAACTTCTCGGAGCGCACATGATTGGTGCTGAAGTCACCGAGCTGATCCAGGGTTTCGTAGTGGCAATGAACCTCGAAACCACGGAAGAAGAGCTCATTCACACAATCTTCCCCCATCCGACCCTCAGCGAAACCATGAAGGAAAGCGTCCTCGACGCTTATGGAAAAGCGCTGAACATCTGA
- a CDS encoding SGNH/GDSL hydrolase family protein, which produces MKTILAYGDSLTFGSNPEQGGPRHAYEDRWPSVIEAALGGKARMIAEGLGGRTTAFDDHSAPGDRNGVRLLPTLLDSHKPFDLVIIMLGTNDLKVYLNGTAFGAAMGIKRLVQIVRNHPYDPGMAIPQVIIVAPPLTVETDHVDLHPMFAPRADEAKLFDFYYSRIAQELGVGYFNAASVAVADPRDGVHLDPANTRAIGEGLAPLVKQMLGL; this is translated from the coding sequence ATGAAGACCATTCTCGCTTATGGCGACAGCCTGACATTCGGGTCCAATCCGGAGCAGGGTGGACCGCGCCATGCCTACGAAGATCGCTGGCCCTCGGTCATCGAGGCTGCCCTCGGGGGCAAGGCTCGCATGATTGCCGAGGGTCTGGGTGGCCGCACCACCGCGTTTGATGATCACTCGGCTCCGGGTGACCGCAATGGCGTCCGGTTGCTTCCGACACTGCTCGACAGCCACAAGCCGTTCGATCTCGTCATCATCATGCTCGGCACAAACGACCTCAAGGTCTACCTCAACGGCACCGCCTTTGGCGCCGCGATGGGGATCAAGCGCCTGGTGCAGATCGTTCGCAACCATCCATATGATCCGGGAATGGCAATTCCGCAGGTGATCATTGTGGCCCCGCCGCTGACGGTGGAGACCGATCACGTCGATCTGCACCCGATGTTTGCGCCGCGCGCCGACGAAGCCAAGCTTTTCGACTTCTATTACAGCCGCATCGCCCAGGAGCTGGGTGTCGGCTATTTCAACGCGGCCAGCGTTGCCGTCGCCGACCCGCGCGACGGCGTTCATCTTGACCCCGCTAATACCCGGGCCATCGGTGAGGGGCTCGCCCCGCTCGTCAAACAAATGCTGGGTCTCTGA
- a CDS encoding pyruvate dehydrogenase complex dihydrolipoamide acetyltransferase, whose translation MPIDITMPALSPTMEEGKLAKWHVKEGDSVSSGDVIAEIETDKATMEVEAVDEGKIGKILVAEGTDNVKVNAVIAVLLQDGEEASAIGSAASKPAEAPKVEAKADAGTVERADAATQTAPTAKADPAPAKTASAPAASASAKPEAGRVFASPLAKRFAKEAGIDIAAVTGSGPKGRVIKADVEAAKSGKTPLKASTAAPAAAATGGAAMAGGMTKNQVIALYEEGSYELVPNDGMRKVVAARLTESKQTVPHFYLTLDCKIDALMAAREQINNSAPKGEDGKPAFKLSVNDFIMKAWAIALQRVPAANATWAGDSILYHKRSDVAVAVSVPGGLFTPVVKSCDTKSLREISEEVKDLATRARNKKLAPHEYQGGASSVSNLGMFGIKHFAAVINPPHGTILAVGAGEERVYPENGQIKIGQFMTATLSCDHRAVDGALGAEVLGVFKGLIENPVMMLA comes from the coding sequence ATGCCAATCGATATCACCATGCCGGCGCTCTCTCCGACGATGGAAGAGGGCAAGCTCGCCAAGTGGCACGTCAAGGAAGGCGACAGCGTTTCCTCCGGTGACGTGATCGCCGAGATTGAAACCGACAAGGCCACGATGGAAGTCGAGGCTGTCGACGAAGGCAAGATCGGTAAGATTCTTGTTGCCGAAGGCACTGATAATGTGAAGGTGAACGCGGTTATCGCGGTTCTCCTTCAGGACGGGGAAGAGGCCAGCGCCATTGGCTCTGCGGCCAGCAAGCCGGCTGAAGCGCCCAAGGTGGAAGCGAAGGCTGACGCCGGCACGGTCGAACGCGCTGATGCGGCAACGCAGACAGCGCCGACCGCGAAGGCCGATCCAGCACCGGCCAAGACCGCGTCAGCGCCGGCCGCATCGGCTTCGGCAAAGCCCGAGGCTGGGCGCGTCTTTGCCTCGCCGCTTGCCAAGCGCTTCGCCAAGGAAGCCGGGATCGATATCGCAGCGGTTACGGGTTCGGGTCCGAAGGGCCGGGTGATCAAGGCTGACGTCGAGGCTGCAAAGTCGGGCAAGACGCCGCTCAAGGCGAGTACTGCAGCGCCTGCTGCTGCCGCAACCGGCGGAGCCGCAATGGCGGGCGGCATGACCAAGAACCAGGTCATCGCACTCTACGAGGAAGGCTCCTACGAGCTTGTTCCGAACGACGGCATGCGCAAGGTGGTGGCTGCGCGCCTCACCGAGAGCAAGCAGACGGTTCCCCATTTCTATCTGACGCTCGATTGCAAGATCGACGCGCTGATGGCCGCGCGCGAGCAGATCAACAATTCGGCGCCCAAGGGCGAGGATGGCAAGCCGGCCTTCAAGCTCTCGGTCAATGATTTCATCATGAAGGCCTGGGCGATTGCGCTGCAACGCGTGCCTGCGGCGAACGCGACCTGGGCCGGGGACTCGATCCTCTACCACAAGCGGTCCGACGTGGCCGTTGCGGTTTCGGTGCCGGGTGGCCTCTTCACCCCGGTCGTGAAAAGCTGCGATACCAAGTCGCTTCGCGAGATTTCCGAGGAAGTGAAGGATCTGGCGACCCGCGCCCGCAACAAGAAGCTGGCGCCGCATGAATATCAGGGTGGCGCTTCTTCGGTGTCCAATCTGGGCATGTTCGGCATCAAGCACTTTGCAGCCGTAATCAACCCGCCGCATGGCACGATCCTCGCGGTCGGGGCTGGTGAAGAGCGCGTCTATCCCGAGAACGGGCAGATCAAGATCGGCCAGTTCATGACCGCCACGCTGTCATGTGATCATCGTGCCGTCGACGGTGCGCTCGGCGCGGAAGTGCTGGGCGTGTTCAAGGGCCTGATCGAAAATCCGGTGATGATGCTGGCCTAA
- a CDS encoding GlsB/YeaQ/YmgE family stress response membrane protein, translating to MSIGTQELLIFLAIGLVAGWIAGLLLGGGGLIRNLIVGVIGSFVGGWLLSAVGVSLPIDNVMISQIITATIGAIVVIALARIIAR from the coding sequence ATGAGCATCGGCACGCAGGAACTGCTTATCTTTCTGGCGATTGGCCTCGTAGCAGGCTGGATTGCCGGGTTGCTGCTTGGAGGGGGCGGGCTAATCCGCAACCTCATCGTCGGGGTGATCGGGTCATTCGTAGGGGGATGGCTACTGAGCGCAGTGGGCGTGAGTTTGCCCATCGACAATGTCATGATCAGCCAGATCATCACCGCCACGATCGGCGCCATCGTGGTCATTGCGCTGGCGAGGATCATTGCGCGATAG
- a CDS encoding septum formation initiator family protein — translation MPTRLKRPPFWRPLALSGMLLAFQAYLGFSAISGQFGIESREQIHADIQVLKDRSASLQAEIDAFKHRATLMNPRHLDPDIVTERARALLNMAHANDTLVMVDPVSGKPISGKFQELIDSELISIIQADSTL, via the coding sequence ATGCCCACTCGTCTCAAACGTCCCCCATTCTGGCGCCCCCTCGCACTGTCAGGCATGTTGCTCGCCTTCCAGGCCTATCTCGGCTTTTCCGCGATCAGCGGACAATTCGGGATTGAGAGTCGCGAGCAGATTCATGCTGACATTCAGGTCCTCAAGGACCGCTCGGCGTCTCTCCAGGCCGAGATCGACGCGTTTAAGCATAGGGCAACGCTGATGAATCCGCGTCACCTCGACCCCGACATCGTCACGGAGCGCGCCCGCGCGCTGCTCAACATGGCGCATGCCAATGATACACTGGTGATGGTGGATCCGGTGAGCGGTAAACCGATTTCCGGTAAATTCCAAGAATTAATTGACTCTGAGTTAATTTCAATTATTCAAGCAGATTCAACGCTCTAA
- the pdhA gene encoding pyruvate dehydrogenase (acetyl-transferring) E1 component subunit alpha, translating into MATKAQTQPNVPQFSNEQDLEAYREMLLIRRFEEKAGQMYGMGLIGGFCHLYIGQEAVVTGITMASEKGKDAQITGYRDHGHMLVMGLDPKGVMAELTGRQGGLSKGKGGSMHMFSNEHKFYGGNGIVGAQVSLGAGLAFAAKYRGDGSVALAYFGDGAANQGQVYETFNMAKLWKLPVVFVIENNKYAMGTSIERAAATTDFSMRGASFDIPGEQVDGMDVRMVYDAAKRAIEHARSGQGPFILEMLTYRYRGHSMSDPAKYRSKDEVTKYRQERDPIEQVRARLLEAGFVTEDDLKKIETDIRAVVTEAADFATHDPEPDPSELWTDITIEA; encoded by the coding sequence ATGGCCACCAAGGCCCAGACGCAGCCCAATGTCCCCCAGTTCTCCAATGAACAGGATCTGGAGGCGTACCGGGAGATGCTCCTGATCCGGCGGTTCGAAGAAAAGGCCGGCCAGATGTATGGCATGGGCCTGATCGGCGGTTTCTGCCACCTCTATATCGGCCAGGAAGCAGTCGTGACGGGCATCACCATGGCCAGCGAGAAGGGCAAGGACGCCCAGATCACCGGCTATCGCGACCACGGGCACATGCTCGTCATGGGCCTCGACCCCAAGGGTGTCATGGCCGAACTCACCGGACGGCAGGGCGGCTTGTCGAAGGGCAAGGGCGGCTCGATGCACATGTTCTCCAACGAGCACAAATTCTACGGCGGCAACGGCATCGTCGGCGCCCAGGTGTCGCTCGGCGCGGGCCTTGCCTTCGCAGCGAAATATCGCGGCGATGGTTCGGTAGCGCTGGCGTATTTCGGCGACGGCGCGGCCAACCAGGGCCAGGTCTACGAGACGTTCAACATGGCCAAGCTTTGGAAGCTGCCGGTCGTGTTCGTCATCGAGAACAACAAATACGCCATGGGCACCTCGATCGAGCGTGCTGCCGCGACCACCGATTTCTCCATGCGCGGCGCGTCGTTCGACATTCCAGGCGAGCAGGTCGACGGCATGGATGTGCGCATGGTCTATGATGCGGCCAAGCGCGCCATCGAGCATGCCCGCTCCGGCCAGGGCCCGTTCATCCTCGAAATGCTGACCTATCGTTACCGCGGTCATTCCATGTCAGACCCGGCAAAATATCGCTCCAAGGACGAAGTGACCAAATATCGCCAGGAACGCGACCCCATCGAGCAGGTCCGTGCCCGTCTTCTCGAAGCCGGCTTCGTGACCGAAGACGACCTCAAGAAGATCGAGACCGATATCCGGGCGGTCGTCACCGAGGCAGCGGACTTCGCGACCCACGATCCCGAGCCCGATCCGTCTGAACTCTGGACCGACATCACCATCGAGGCCTGA
- a CDS encoding Dabb family protein: protein MIRHTVVFTLKHPSGSPEEAAFLRDAKILAAIPGVENFERLRQVSPKADYAFGFSMELADQAAYDFYNAHADHVAFVRDRWLPEVARFQEIDYVAL, encoded by the coding sequence ATGATCCGCCACACCGTCGTCTTCACACTCAAGCACCCCTCCGGTTCGCCGGAGGAGGCGGCCTTCCTGCGTGACGCGAAAATTCTCGCCGCCATTCCGGGCGTCGAGAACTTCGAGCGGCTCCGCCAGGTCAGTCCAAAGGCCGACTATGCCTTTGGCTTTTCGATGGAGCTGGCCGACCAGGCCGCATACGATTTCTACAACGCCCATGCGGACCATGTGGCCTTCGTGAGGGACCGCTGGCTGCCGGAAGTGGCACGCTTCCAGGAGATCGACTACGTTGCGCTGTAA
- a CDS encoding Gfo/Idh/MocA family oxidoreductase — protein MVKAIQIGLGHWGFSWTRDVIPKVPNVEMVGYVDSNPDALKNAQTELGIEETLCFTSLEEAVQGRAAQLAICTLRTEAHYPVVKACLELGLSVIVEKPFASTIAQAKELVAMAQERGRVLMVSQNYRFQPAPILAAELIGAQRFGPVNLVSIDFRRHAPTQGYRYWDMPDPLLADMSIHHFDLMRMVLGDEPKRVSCRTWNSPASPFGHNPIGVATLEFEKGTIVSYRGSWMSSGPVTPWSGEWVMDCSEGEIIWSSRDHFMGKSNPDKLWLRALDGTPEAQDMPAIDHTDRVGTLAAVAKVVDTGTVPARFSSGEDNLHSLALVQATILSAARDGEWVEIAEVMA, from the coding sequence ATGGTCAAGGCAATTCAGATCGGGCTGGGGCATTGGGGTTTCAGCTGGACGCGGGACGTTATCCCCAAAGTTCCCAATGTCGAGATGGTGGGCTATGTGGATTCCAATCCCGATGCCCTCAAGAACGCCCAGACCGAACTCGGTATCGAGGAAACGCTGTGCTTTACCAGCCTCGAAGAGGCCGTGCAGGGCAGGGCGGCACAGCTGGCAATCTGCACGCTGAGGACCGAGGCGCATTATCCTGTCGTCAAGGCCTGCCTGGAGCTGGGGCTCAGCGTCATCGTTGAAAAGCCATTTGCCTCGACCATCGCCCAGGCCAAGGAATTGGTGGCCATGGCCCAGGAGCGGGGCAGGGTGCTGATGGTCAGCCAGAACTATCGCTTCCAGCCAGCGCCGATCCTGGCGGCAGAGTTGATCGGGGCCCAGCGTTTCGGGCCGGTCAACCTCGTCTCCATCGATTTCCGGCGTCACGCCCCGACCCAGGGCTATCGCTATTGGGACATGCCGGACCCGCTGCTGGCGGACATGTCGATCCATCATTTCGACCTGATGCGCATGGTGCTGGGGGACGAACCCAAGCGCGTGTCCTGCCGGACCTGGAACTCGCCGGCCAGCCCCTTCGGGCACAATCCGATCGGCGTGGCGACGTTGGAGTTCGAAAAGGGCACGATCGTGTCCTATCGCGGTAGTTGGATGAGCTCCGGCCCCGTGACGCCCTGGTCGGGCGAATGGGTGATGGATTGTTCGGAAGGCGAGATAATCTGGAGCTCCCGCGATCACTTCATGGGAAAATCCAATCCGGACAAATTGTGGCTCCGAGCGCTCGACGGCACACCGGAAGCGCAGGACATGCCGGCAATCGATCACACCGACCGCGTCGGCACGCTCGCCGCCGTCGCCAAGGTGGTGGACACCGGCACAGTTCCGGCCCGCTTCAGCTCGGGCGAGGACAATCTTCATTCCCTGGCACTGGTTCAGGCGACCATCCTTTCTGCCGCGCGCGACGGGGAATGGGTCGAAATCGCAGAGGTCATGGCATGA
- a CDS encoding ribose-phosphate pyrophosphokinase, with product MSQIAVFSGSAHPELAKEICAELGVPLNATRVKRFSNDCLEVQLQANCREQDVFLVQTLSAPVQDHLVELLLMLDAARGASAARITAVIPHYSYARSDKKDEPRISIGGRLVADLLKTAGADRVLTMTLHSPQVHGFFSVPVDHLHALNELTTHFQAQDLGNAVVVSPDLGNAKTAAAFARRLGVPVAAGAKERLTDTKVRISAIIGEVRGRDVIILDDEIASGGSIVELLRHLRANGARSVRVACTHGIFADGAVERLAAEPDVREIVCTNTLPNAARQHSDKLTILSVAPALAEAMRRINSGESVSALFDAETRVERVAAE from the coding sequence ATGAGCCAGATCGCTGTGTTCAGTGGTAGCGCCCATCCCGAACTTGCCAAAGAGATTTGCGCCGAACTGGGCGTGCCGCTCAATGCGACACGCGTCAAACGCTTCTCCAACGACTGCCTGGAAGTCCAGCTGCAGGCAAATTGCCGGGAGCAGGACGTTTTTCTGGTCCAGACTTTGAGCGCGCCAGTGCAGGATCATCTGGTCGAGCTTCTGCTCATGCTCGATGCGGCGCGCGGGGCGTCGGCGGCACGCATAACTGCGGTCATTCCGCACTATTCTTATGCGCGCTCGGACAAGAAGGACGAACCCCGTATCTCAATCGGTGGCCGTCTTGTTGCCGATCTGTTGAAAACGGCCGGTGCCGATCGGGTCCTGACCATGACCCTCCACTCCCCGCAGGTGCATGGGTTTTTCAGCGTGCCTGTCGATCACCTGCATGCGCTCAATGAACTCACGACGCATTTTCAGGCGCAAGATCTCGGCAATGCTGTCGTCGTTTCGCCTGATCTGGGCAATGCCAAGACCGCTGCCGCCTTTGCGAGACGGCTCGGCGTCCCGGTGGCGGCGGGGGCGAAAGAGCGCCTGACCGACACCAAGGTGCGGATCTCGGCGATCATCGGTGAGGTTCGCGGGCGCGACGTGATCATTCTCGATGACGAGATCGCCAGCGGCGGTTCAATCGTCGAGTTGCTCAGGCATTTGCGGGCCAACGGGGCGCGGTCGGTGCGCGTTGCCTGCACGCACGGCATATTCGCGGACGGCGCCGTCGAGCGCCTCGCCGCGGAGCCGGATGTGCGCGAGATCGTCTGCACGAATACGCTCCCCAACGCCGCCCGCCAGCATTCGGACAAACTGACGATTTTGTCCGTTGCACCGGCGCTGGCCGAAGCCATGCGACGGATCAACAGCGGGGAATCGGTCAGCGCGCTGTTCGATGCGGAAACGCGCGTGGAGCGTGTCGCGGCGGAATAG